Within Bacillus sp. E(2018), the genomic segment TGATGGATCATAGTTACGGATAGAACGGCGTCCAGTGATAATTTCGTTAAAGTCATTGATTTTAGTTTGTTGCATATTGCATTCTCCTTTATGTGTAAAGTTTCTGAGTTGTTTAAGTCCTTAATTACTCAAAACATTCAATATTGTGCTGAATACGTGTTAACATCTCCAGCAAATTTTTTCTCTCTGCCTCAGAAAAATCATGTAATACACCAGAAATGAAGCGTTCTTTCTCTTCCCGGTAATGAATGATTTTCAAACGGCCTTCCTCTGAAAGAGATACATACGTAAAACGTTGATCTTTAGGATCTTTCCTTCTGATTACCATACCTTTATCTTCAAGTTGTTTCAGATGCCTCGTTACAGCTGCATGATCAATGTTTACTTTCTTTTGAAGAGCTCTCTGGCTGATTTCTTCAACTTCATATAGTTCATGTAATAGCTCTAAGCGCGTCTGACTAATGCCTGTACAGCTCTCAAACTTAGGAACCGTTCTTCGATGGATCTCATACAAACGGGTAATGATTTTCTCATCATCTATATATGAGTTGGACAACAGCATCCCCCTCCTTAGGTAATTGATAGCTCAATAATTGATACGTCAACTAATATAAAATACTTGATCATAAATGTCAAACAGAAAAGTTCAGTAAGTAAAAAATAAAAAGGCTATCTGCGATGAACAGATAGCCAAGCCATGATATTTAATTAATTAGCGCTTTCCGCCAAGAGCTTGAGCTACTAGACGTTTTGTGATTTCTCCACCTACAGATCCGTTAGCACGAGAAGTGCTGTCTGGTCCAAGGTTTACACCGAACTCAGAAGCGATTTCATACTTCATTTGGTCGATAGCTTGTTGTGCACCAGGTACTACTAATTGGTTTGTGTTAGCCATTTTGTTTCACCTCCTTGTTGAATTAAGATTATAATTCCACATTGAATGTTTCTTATGCGTTACAGCAAAAGGTAGTATTTGCTAATAAAAATAGGACGACCTTTTGAGTATCGTCCTCTGTGAAACAAGTGGCAAACCTGTTCTTTGTATGTCATTAGGTTTACCTTAAAATGAGTAATTATTCCAATTAACTTATAAAATTTTACAGGTGTATATTATGTATACATTCTTTACTTTTGCGACAAACTATCTGCAAAATATTCTTCTTTTATCATACTCATTCGCAATCGATCAACAAACATCCCGTTTCGTAAACGGTCTTGTCTTAGAATCCCTTCTTCTATATATCCCGCTTTTTTATAAGAAGCAATGGCTCTTTCATTATCGATCTCTACTCTTAGCCAGATCTTATTAAGAGAGAGTTCACAAAAGCCGAACATTAACATCTCATGCATAGCTGCAACACCATAGCCTTTTCCCCAATAACTTTTATCTCCAATGGCTATACCTAATTCTGCATGTTGATTCAAACGATCTATATTCTTTAGATCCACCCAACCGATGTGTTTACCCCGCTCACTGATGATTGCTTTCTGCTCATATCCATTCTTCTTTTCAATACACTGTAAGATCCAATTTCTTGTTTCTTCTATACTAAAAGGAGGATATCTGTCAGGCATGTTAAGATGCTTTGTCACCTCTTTGTCTAAACACCACAGATAACGATCTTCAGCATCCTCGATCACAAGATCTCTAAGTTGAACGTTTGGAAGTACCTTTTGCATGATTGCACCTATTTTCTTTGTTATTTCTTTTGGAAAGATTGAATGGATTTTGTAAAACCTAACCTTTCAAAGAATTGTTCTTTACCTGGCTGAGCTCCTATGAATAAAGACGTTGGACTATGTTCAAAAGCCATTTCCATTAGATGCTTACCTATCTTCTTTCCTTGATAGTCTGGTCTTACAAGAATTTCAGGAATGGTTCCGAAGAAATAGCCATCTGTAAGAATACGAACACAGCCAACGAGTTTTTCCTGATCCCATGCTGTGATGTTCAATGTTTTATGTAAAGCCTCTTTTGTAAACAGTTCGTGGTACTCACCCGGCCACACAGCATTCACTAACGAGAGAAAGTGTGAAGCACACAATTCAAGGTCATTTGCAACATATGTAATTTTGTCGTGATTTTGAATTCCTTTTGCACTCTTTTCAAGGACTTTATTCAAAACGATTTCATCACGAATAGGAATACCATTTTCTGCGACAGAAGGAATTTCAGGTTTTAGATCCCTAGCCTTTTCAACTTCATTTGAAAGGATTTCTTTTAAATGATAACCCCTTTTTTGATAAAAACTCAGAGCTTTAATATTGTCGTTAGTGGTCGTTACCTTTAAAAGTTGAACTTTTAGAACTTGTGCCCTTTTTTCAACTTTGTTTAGAAGCTCCGAACCAATTCCTATGTTTTCTAAAATGCTGTCTAAAGAAATGATCTCACAGACGTTATTATGTACGACATATGTTAGTAGACCTACTATTTGTCCTGCCTCATTTAAAGCAACGAAACCCTCCAGTTCATCACATTTATACGCCCCACTCGAAATCACCATTTCCGGACTTCCCCAATGTTTTTTAAAAAATTCCTGAATCAATTGTTTATCTATTTTGAAATTATCTACTATTTCAACCATGGCGAACCCCTTACCTTAAAAAATCTAATGTTGTTGCTACAAATTCATACTCTTCTTCTAGCTCCGGAAAATGAGCGCTTTTTAAGAATACATGCAACTCACTATTTGGCAGCTCTTGTTTCATAATTTTTGATATCTTCATGCCCGTATTTCGATCATGCACACCTGTTAAGATAAGCGTAAGATGCTTTATTTGTTTTAATCGTTTTTCAAGGGGGGTAGACGGGGGATTCCTTTGAAGTGCCTTCATCATTTGCCCTGTGTTACTTAAGCCACTGTTCTCCCAAAGGCGTCTGTTATACTTAGCTACCTTTACATCTTCAAATAAAAAACGATCAACAAGCTCTGAGTCAGCTAATGCCCAAATCCTTTCCCATTTTTCTTTTAAAGTTAGATTTTGACTTAATAGTTTTTCGATTCTATGTAAAAACGCTTCATCACTGATTTTCTTAAATCCTTGAATCTGTATGTCATAAACCATATCAGAAAACATTAAACTGGGCGCAGAAAGTACGATTTTATTAATTAATTCTGGAAATGCGAGAGCAATCTCTAATGCTAATTCTCCTCCGAAAGAATAGCCTAATACATCTACTTTCTTAATTCCGAGCTTTTCCATAAGACATGAGAAATCATTCACTAATAACTCTACACTGTAGTCTTCAGAGTGTTGTGCATCGCTTCTACCACAACCTCTTTGTTCGTAATAAATAACCGTTCGCTTCTCAGCAAGCTTTGGACCTGCAGTCCGTTCAAAAACGTAATGATTGCCTCCTGGACCTCCATGGATAATCAATAGAGGTAGAGATTTATTTACGCTTCCCTCTATTTTTATCCAATGACTAACCTCATTTACAAGTAGATGATATTCTCCATCTAAGTAGTTCATGAAACACACTCCCTAAAAAGACCGAACTGGTGAAACGAGATGAAGATAGCTCGATTTTTTATGTATGGATTCAATTACGATCGGTCTCATTGAGCCATTAAATTTTATGTTGATCTCTTCATCTTTCATCGTTTGTAACGCTTCCTTTAAAAAGTGACCATCGATCGAAATCTTAATATTGTCGTCACCTGCTAAGTCCTTAATCTCTTGAAATTCTTGAATGTGACCCATTTCTGAAGACCCTGATGAGATGCATAACTTATGTTCTTGTATACTTAACGTGATCGTGTTGTTCTTCCATTCACCTGCAAACAAACAGGCACGATCAATCCCTTTTTCAAGAAGCTCTCTATTTAGAGTCAATACTGTAATTTGTTCGTTCGGAATGAGTTTGGATGTATTCGGATATTGGCCTGAAATCAGTCGAGAATACAAAGAAATATGATCTGTTTCAAATAGGATATATCCATCTGCTAAGTGAATTTTAACGATATCTGAATAATCCTTAATTAGTTTTACAAGCTCGTTCAGACTAGAGCTTGGAACAATATATGAAGTTTCTTCCGTTACCTGAACTTCTTTTGTTATAGAAACTAATCGTTGTGAATTTGTCGCAACAGCCGTAAGCTGGTTATTTGAAAACATAAAATGAACACCTGTAAGGACTGGTCTTGTCTCATTTTTAGCTGTAGCAAAAACCGTTTGATTGATGACCTCTTTTAAGTCATTTGCCTCCATAATGATTGAGTCTGTTCCATCAATTTCAGGTAATTGTGGATATTCGTCCGCTCGAAATCCATTCAGTTGAGTAAGAATGTCTCCGGATTTAATCTTTACCGCTTGCTTTTCGTCTACATCGATATGAACGACTTCAGGAAGCTTTCGAATGAGTTCTGTAAAGTATTGTGCTGAAACGACTGCATTCCCTGTTTGTTCTATGTGAATACTTCCAGACGCTTCGTCTTTAGAGATAATGCGTTTAACAATAATATCTGTGTTTGTTCCGATGAGTGTAATCCCCTGTTCATTAACTAGAACTTGTATGCCTGTAAGAATGGGAATAAGTGATTTTTGTGAAACGGCTCTTCCAACATCAGAAAGAGCTTTACTAAATAATTTTTGATTGACCGTAAACTTCATATTTGAGATGTCCTTCCTTGTTTACCTGTATAATTTTCATTAATATTCAGATTATTAGTTTAACACAAAATTCCATTTTTTTAGATTCAAAAAACCCTTTCTGCTCATTGAGCAAAAAGGGTTTCACACCACTTATTTCACTTTTTTCGCTTTCTTCACGAGTGGAATATAGATATCGATCTGTTTGTTTGCATCTCCATAACAGCGTTCATCATATAGCTCAAACTCTAATTTTCCGTTATGCTCATATCCTGAATCTGGGAACCATTTGGAGAAGATTTCAACCCATGTTTGTTGGATGGATTGTACGAAGTTTTCCTCAGTGGCTTTTGGCGTTGTAAATACCGCATACTCCATTTCTTGAAAACTTCTATAGGACATTCCCTCTCGAGCTGGTGTACCCTTCTCCACTTCCATTCCAATCATATAAACAAACTCACCTGTTGTTGTATTGTATTCTGTGCACAAGCCTAGTTCTTGGTTCTTGTTTAGAGGGTTTGGAATCTTTTCTCCTAATTTATTTTGAATATAATTCTGCCAAAACTTCGGAATATCTACATTATTTTGACCATCTGTATTTCGTGTGTTTAAGTCATACCCGATGATGTGGAAAGCTGGTTTTTTAATGATTTTCATTTCCATGTTCATTCCTCCTGTATAACGGTTCATATTCAGGTAAGTCCTTTGATGAAGTGAAACGGGATGAACGGATGCATTACGGAACTCTCTCGGCGATCGGCCATACTGTTTTTTAAAAGCGCGGTTAAACGATTCATGATAGTGAAACCCTAGATCAAAAGCAATATCGATCACTTTATCGTCTGATTGTAACAATCGCTTTGCCGCGTGTGAGAGTCTTCTTTTCCGCACATAATCCATAACAGATTCACCGACTAAAAATTGAAACACCCTATGATAATGAAAAGGTGAGAAGCAAGCGAGCTCTGCAAGCTCCTCTAATGTAATCCGGTTCTGTAAATTCTCTTCAATATAATCGAGTGTCCGTTGAATGCAAACTTCATAATCCATCTCCATCACCTACCCTACTCCCATCATATACACGAACATTCATTCGTTCTTAACCTTTTTTGCTAAGTTACCGTTTTATTTATTCTATATCGACTGCAGCAGCCCTGCTAATGATGGTTAATTTCATGAGATGTGCTTGTAGTTCCTGGATTTCGGCTCTCAATCCAGGAGTTTCGGCTGTCAATCCACGAGTTTTAGCTCTCAATCCAGAAGTTTTAGCTCTCAATCCACGAGTCTACAATCCTCGATATTTTTCGCTACTTTCCCATATAAAAAGCTAGAACCATCAAACATGGTTCTAGCTCACTAAAATTTATTGAATGCCTACTGCGTTAAAGGCTTGGTTTACTGACGTTACCGCTTGTGATGAGGCTCCGTATAGGTCTGTTGCAGACTGGACTGCTGCTGCTCTTGCCTGACTGAAGTTTGAGGAAGACGTTAAATATACCGTATTCATACGATAGAAGATCGCGCCTAGCTTGTCCCGTCCGATTCCGGTAACGGAGACGCCATAATGACTACCGCCCTCACTAAGAAGGTATGCTGCTTTATTGATGATTCCGCTGTTGATATGAACCCCTCCGTTGTCACCAGTTCCCGTATAGCGAACCGAATAGTGATCAGGATCTTGGTACTTGGCCGGATCTGACATGGAACGAAGAGCATCTCCCGCTACTGCAGGTGTGTATACATCTTCCCCGATCTCGAAATCAGGGTTCTTGCCGTTATAGTACTCAACTAATGTACCAAATATATCAGACATCGCTTCGTTCAATGCACCTGACTCGTTTTGGTAGACAAGATCAGAGCTCGTATCTGTTACGGCATGCGTCAATTCATGAGCAACTACATCAATGCCGCCTGAGAAAGCAATAAAGTTTGTTCCATCACCGTCGCCATATACCATTTGTGAACCGTTCCAGAAAGCATTATTGTAGTTTTTATTAAAGTGAACAGACGACTTAATTTGCGCTCCTCTATTATCATACGAGTTACGTCCGTGTGTATTTTTATAATAATCGTAGGTTAATCCGGCAAAGTAGTGAGCGTCAACAACTGCTTGATCGTAAGAGCTGTCGAACACGTTGTCCGTTCCACTGTATAGCGTTCCTGGCAAGAAGAATTCAGGAAGGAACGTACGGTTCTTCATATCATAAGTGAAGATTCCGTTTCCACGCGTATTATCTTGCATATAATACTTTCCGCTGGATAGCGTGAGGTTCAGTGTTTTTGAATCACCTAGCACACCTTTTCCTGTTCCAGTCGTGTTCGTTCCTGTTACTTCGTGCATATCATTATAACGATTGAGGACCTCGCCTGACTGTGCATCAATAAAATAGTTCCAGTTCCCCGGTTCAGGTGTTAAATAGTTTAAGTTTACAAGGTAAGCATAATGCGCTTTACCGTCTTTCAACATTACGATTTTTTCGGCTTTTGGCTTTTTCTCAAATTCCGGTTTTAGACCCAGTGCTGCAGTTGCAATACCCACCGCTTTTTTTCCACTGATCTGCTTTGCGCCCGTTAATTTCGACTGCTTGTCCATTTCTGGAGCAACTTCACCCGAGACCACGGTAAGTTCACCGTTTTTATTAATGTGTGCCACTTGCGTATAACCCCAAATCGGAACACCTTTGTATTCTTGCTGAAGTCTTAGAACC encodes:
- a CDS encoding MarR family transcriptional regulator, giving the protein MSNSYIDDEKIITRLYEIHRRTVPKFESCTGISQTRLELLHELYEVEEISQRALQKKVNIDHAAVTRHLKQLEDKGMVIRRKDPKDQRFTYVSLSEEGRLKIIHYREEKERFISGVLHDFSEAERKNLLEMLTRIQHNIECFE
- a CDS encoding alpha/beta-type small acid-soluble spore protein, which translates into the protein MANTNQLVVPGAQQAIDQMKYEIASEFGVNLGPDSTSRANGSVGGEITKRLVAQALGGKR
- a CDS encoding GNAT family protein gives rise to the protein MQKVLPNVQLRDLVIEDAEDRYLWCLDKEVTKHLNMPDRYPPFSIEETRNWILQCIEKKNGYEQKAIISERGKHIGWVDLKNIDRLNQHAELGIAIGDKSYWGKGYGVAAMHEMLMFGFCELSLNKIWLRVEIDNERAIASYKKAGYIEEGILRQDRLRNGMFVDRLRMSMIKEEYFADSLSQK
- a CDS encoding GNAT family N-acetyltransferase; the encoded protein is MNAVWPGEYHELFTKEALHKTLNITAWDQEKLVGCVRILTDGYFFGTIPEILVRPDYQGKKIGKHLMEMAFEHSPTSLFIGAQPGKEQFFERLGFTKSIQSFQKK
- a CDS encoding alpha/beta hydrolase, whose product is MNYLDGEYHLLVNEVSHWIKIEGSVNKSLPLLIIHGGPGGNHYVFERTAGPKLAEKRTVIYYEQRGCGRSDAQHSEDYSVELLVNDFSCLMEKLGIKKVDVLGYSFGGELALEIALAFPELINKIVLSAPSLMFSDMVYDIQIQGFKKISDEAFLHRIEKLLSQNLTLKEKWERIWALADSELVDRFLFEDVKVAKYNRRLWENSGLSNTGQMMKALQRNPPSTPLEKRLKQIKHLTLILTGVHDRNTGMKISKIMKQELPNSELHVFLKSAHFPELEEEYEFVATTLDFLR
- the dnaN gene encoding DNA polymerase III subunit beta — its product is MKFTVNQKLFSKALSDVGRAVSQKSLIPILTGIQVLVNEQGITLIGTNTDIIVKRIISKDEASGSIHIEQTGNAVVSAQYFTELIRKLPEVVHIDVDEKQAVKIKSGDILTQLNGFRADEYPQLPEIDGTDSIIMEANDLKEVINQTVFATAKNETRPVLTGVHFMFSNNQLTAVATNSQRLVSITKEVQVTEETSYIVPSSSLNELVKLIKDYSDIVKIHLADGYILFETDHISLYSRLISGQYPNTSKLIPNEQITVLTLNRELLEKGIDRACLFAGEWKNNTITLSIQEHKLCISSGSSEMGHIQEFQEIKDLAGDDNIKISIDGHFLKEALQTMKDEEINIKFNGSMRPIVIESIHKKSSYLHLVSPVRSF
- a CDS encoding AraC family transcriptional regulator; this encodes MEMDYEVCIQRTLDYIEENLQNRITLEELAELACFSPFHYHRVFQFLVGESVMDYVRKRRLSHAAKRLLQSDDKVIDIAFDLGFHYHESFNRAFKKQYGRSPREFRNASVHPVSLHQRTYLNMNRYTGGMNMEMKIIKKPAFHIIGYDLNTRNTDGQNNVDIPKFWQNYIQNKLGEKIPNPLNKNQELGLCTEYNTTTGEFVYMIGMEVEKGTPAREGMSYRSFQEMEYAVFTTPKATEENFVQSIQQTWVEIFSKWFPDSGYEHNGKLEFELYDERCYGDANKQIDIYIPLVKKAKKVK
- a CDS encoding M4 family metallopeptidase; protein product: MTKKKWVAMGIAATLIAGAFGPSAMAATEQVKVKVSSDSGTPAFLAGKLSSKSKASAQKVLFDYVNSHKSIFKLGNSTAEDSFSIVESTKEANGNTVLRLQQEYKGVPIWGYTQVAHINKNGELTVVSGEVAPEMDKQSKLTGAKQISGKKAVGIATAALGLKPEFEKKPKAEKIVMLKDGKAHYAYLVNLNYLTPEPGNWNYFIDAQSGEVLNRYNDMHEVTGTNTTGTGKGVLGDSKTLNLTLSSGKYYMQDNTRGNGIFTYDMKNRTFLPEFFLPGTLYSGTDNVFDSSYDQAVVDAHYFAGLTYDYYKNTHGRNSYDNRGAQIKSSVHFNKNYNNAFWNGSQMVYGDGDGTNFIAFSGGIDVVAHELTHAVTDTSSDLVYQNESGALNEAMSDIFGTLVEYYNGKNPDFEIGEDVYTPAVAGDALRSMSDPAKYQDPDHYSVRYTGTGDNGGVHINSGIINKAAYLLSEGGSHYGVSVTGIGRDKLGAIFYRMNTVYLTSSSNFSQARAAAVQSATDLYGASSQAVTSVNQAFNAVGIQ